In a single window of the Paenibacillus sp. MMS20-IR301 genome:
- a CDS encoding class I SAM-dependent methyltransferase, giving the protein MHLKQNESSMTSLISAFGRAYHSRYDSPKIFDDYMAEAVITAQEFAEIRANMIKGIAFFNPELALQYQDDPEAVLKWITQVQLSPTALGRSAYCEGILLRELALGVGQVVILGAGLDTFALRHSSPDHQPEIFEVDYPATQAFKRKRLLDAELEIPGHLHFVPMDFTRRFSYAALSAEGFNLQSRTFFTLLGVTYYLTKEETASLLRDLFHVLPSGSSIVFDYADEGLFETQGLSGRVEKMVQLAAASGEPMKSCFAYGELEQLLEQAGLLIYEHLSPADIQEKFFSSRNDYLSAFETIHYIHAVKK; this is encoded by the coding sequence ATCCATTTGAAGCAGAATGAATCCAGTATGACTTCGTTAATATCAGCATTTGGCAGGGCCTATCACAGCCGGTATGATTCACCGAAGATATTCGATGATTATATGGCGGAGGCTGTAATTACAGCGCAGGAGTTCGCAGAGATCCGGGCGAATATGATTAAGGGGATTGCATTCTTCAATCCGGAGCTTGCGCTGCAGTATCAAGATGATCCGGAAGCGGTTCTGAAGTGGATTACGCAGGTTCAGCTTTCACCTACAGCCCTGGGCCGCTCCGCTTATTGTGAGGGAATACTGCTGCGGGAGCTGGCACTTGGCGTGGGGCAGGTTGTCATTCTGGGAGCGGGTCTGGATACCTTTGCTCTCCGGCATTCGTCTCCTGACCACCAGCCGGAGATCTTCGAAGTGGACTACCCGGCTACGCAAGCCTTTAAGCGGAAGCGTCTGCTGGATGCTGAACTGGAGATTCCCGGTCATTTGCATTTCGTTCCAATGGATTTCACCCGCAGGTTCTCCTATGCTGCGCTGTCCGCTGAAGGGTTCAATCTTCAGAGCAGAACCTTCTTCACTCTGCTTGGTGTCACTTACTATTTGACCAAAGAAGAGACAGCCAGCCTATTGCGGGATCTGTTCCATGTGCTGCCCTCCGGCAGCTCGATTGTCTTTGATTACGCAGATGAGGGACTTTTTGAAACGCAGGGCTTGTCCGGCCGGGTGGAGAAAATGGTGCAGCTGGCTGCGGCCAGTGGTGAACCGATGAAATCCTGCTTCGCGTACGGGGAACTGGAACAGCTGCTGGAACAGGCGGGACTCTTGATCTATGAGCACTTGTCGCCCGCAGACATTCAGGAGAAGTTCTTCAGCAGCCGGAATGATTATTTGTCAGCCTTCGAGACGATTCATTATATTCATGCAGTGAAGAAGTAA
- a CDS encoding FGGY family carbohydrate kinase: protein MITIGLDIGTTTISGLLYDLDTRTILHSITQQQASTPSSRTEVWERLQEPELMLRQAEAILGSLLSLAPDAAGIGISGQMHGIVYIDQTGNACSPLYTWQDGRGALPYEGDYSFTYAEQISRLTGYSIAPGYGLATHYYNQCCGLVPPEAASFCTIADYIAVKLAGIPVPLMDATQSAGIGGFSHDKGDFDRIALEQAGIDVALLPRVVPSGTALGVTTQGIPVYPSLGDNQASFTGSVPQPETSVLINIGTGSQLSAWLPEYSSAPSSMEVRPYPGGGVLLVGAALSGGKSYALLEVFYRNLISAYTGHDPGEMYPLMKTLLDRQPAIDGLSVITQFLGTRTDPGQRGSITGISLDNFTPAGLTHAFLQGMVDELHGFLAVLEKQTTRPFSRLIGSGNALRNNPALCAKAEATFGLPLLLAPAVEGAAAGAALYAAVGSGGIPSFREAGSFLQGSCK, encoded by the coding sequence ATGATAACAATCGGTCTGGATATCGGAACAACTACTATCTCCGGGTTGCTCTACGATCTGGATACCCGGACTATCCTGCATTCCATTACGCAACAGCAGGCAAGTACTCCTTCTAGCAGGACGGAGGTCTGGGAGCGTCTGCAGGAGCCGGAACTTATGCTGCGGCAGGCAGAAGCTATTCTTGGCAGTTTACTGTCGCTTGCACCGGATGCTGCAGGAATCGGCATCAGCGGACAGATGCATGGAATTGTATATATTGACCAGACGGGCAATGCGTGCAGTCCGCTGTATACCTGGCAGGATGGCAGAGGGGCTCTGCCCTATGAAGGAGATTACAGCTTCACTTATGCAGAGCAGATCAGCAGACTGACCGGCTATAGCATTGCTCCCGGTTACGGGCTGGCGACTCACTATTACAACCAGTGCTGTGGACTGGTGCCGCCGGAAGCGGCCAGCTTCTGTACGATTGCTGATTATATAGCGGTGAAGCTGGCAGGCATTCCTGTGCCGCTGATGGATGCCACACAGTCAGCCGGGATCGGCGGTTTCAGCCATGATAAGGGGGATTTCGACCGGATAGCGCTTGAACAGGCAGGTATTGATGTAGCACTGCTGCCCCGGGTTGTCCCTTCGGGGACGGCACTCGGAGTTACAACGCAGGGAATTCCTGTGTACCCTTCACTTGGGGACAATCAGGCCAGCTTCACCGGCAGTGTCCCGCAGCCGGAGACTTCCGTGCTGATTAATATCGGCACAGGCAGCCAGCTGTCGGCGTGGCTGCCTGAATACAGCTCAGCTCCCTCTTCAATGGAGGTACGTCCTTACCCGGGCGGCGGTGTGCTGCTGGTTGGTGCGGCGCTTAGCGGAGGGAAATCTTACGCGCTGCTTGAGGTCTTTTACCGCAATCTCATATCAGCGTATACCGGTCATGATCCCGGTGAAATGTATCCGCTGATGAAGACATTGCTGGACAGGCAGCCTGCAATAGATGGTTTAAGTGTGATCACGCAGTTTCTGGGAACCAGAACGGACCCGGGGCAGCGCGGGAGCATAACGGGGATCTCGCTGGACAACTTCACTCCAGCCGGTCTGACCCATGCCTTTCTTCAAGGAATGGTAGATGAGCTGCACGGATTTCTGGCTGTGCTGGAGAAGCAGACAACCAGGCCGTTTTCACGGCTTATAGGTTCCGGTAATGCTCTCCGTAATAATCCGGCACTCTGTGCCAAGGCGGAGGCAACATTCGGATTACCGCTGCTGCTTGCACCCGCAGTGGAGGGAGCCGCAGCGGGAGCTGCACTATATGCCGCTGTCGGCAGCGGAGGCATCCCCAGCTTCCGGGAGGCGGGAAGTTTTCTGCAAGGCAGCTGCAAATGA
- a CDS encoding SDR family oxidoreductase, whose amino-acid sequence MRIQNKVAVVTGAASGMGKAIALLYAKEGAKVIVADIHEEAAEAVAKEIRNSGGEATAVKANVAEEADISNMIDTAVSAYGTVDILVNNAGIMDNFEPAGDIDDESWNRIFAVNTTSVMRATRKVLPIFLAKKQGVILNVASVGGLYGARAGAAYTASKHAVTGFTRNTGFMYAQAGIRCNAIAPGGVETNIGSTMTHINEFGMGRTQPGMALNPRMGKPGEIAQLALFLASDEASFINGAIVTADGGWTAY is encoded by the coding sequence GTGAGAATTCAGAATAAAGTGGCCGTAGTTACCGGAGCCGCATCTGGGATGGGCAAAGCGATTGCACTGCTCTATGCCAAAGAAGGAGCTAAGGTGATCGTAGCGGATATTCATGAGGAGGCTGCGGAGGCAGTAGCCAAAGAGATCAGAAACAGCGGCGGAGAAGCAACCGCAGTGAAAGCAAATGTTGCTGAAGAAGCCGATATTAGTAACATGATCGATACCGCTGTGTCGGCTTACGGCACCGTCGATATCCTTGTAAACAATGCCGGAATCATGGATAATTTTGAACCGGCAGGTGATATCGATGACGAGAGCTGGAACCGTATATTTGCAGTGAATACAACCTCCGTGATGCGGGCAACACGTAAGGTTCTCCCTATTTTCCTGGCCAAAAAGCAGGGTGTAATCCTCAATGTTGCCTCTGTAGGCGGACTGTATGGTGCCCGGGCAGGTGCAGCTTATACGGCTTCCAAGCATGCGGTTACCGGATTTACCCGGAATACCGGATTCATGTATGCCCAGGCGGGCATCCGCTGCAATGCCATTGCACCAGGCGGTGTGGAGACCAATATCGGTTCTACGATGACGCATATCAACGAATTCGGGATGGGCCGCACCCAGCCGGGAATGGCCCTTAATCCGCGTATGGGTAAGCCCGGGGAAATCGCACAGCTTGCCTTATTCCTTGCCTCAGATGAAGCCAGCTTCATTAATGGAGCAATTGTGACTGCCGATGGCGGCTGGACAGCATACTAA
- a CDS encoding iron-sulfur cluster biosynthesis family protein: MQIQLNPLTTERLTESLAGKPGQFKMFYDTEDCGCNGVLVIRIVSEPLPTDIVFQTEPFTFICDRQQESLFDENMKLEAEAGYPAYKLTSDSTLFGSNIRVDDRR; the protein is encoded by the coding sequence ATGCAGATACAACTTAACCCGCTCACCACCGAGCGGCTCACGGAGAGTCTGGCCGGAAAGCCAGGCCAATTCAAAATGTTCTATGACACCGAGGACTGCGGCTGCAACGGCGTACTCGTTATCCGGATTGTAAGTGAACCCTTGCCGACGGATATTGTTTTTCAAACCGAACCCTTCACATTCATCTGTGACCGCCAGCAGGAATCGCTGTTCGATGAGAACATGAAGCTTGAGGCGGAAGCGGGGTATCCCGCTTATAAGCTGACGAGCGACTCCACCTTGTTCGGCTCGAATATCCGTGTTGATGACCGAAGATAA
- the cobA gene encoding uroporphyrinogen-III C-methyltransferase produces MKQGSISIVGAGPGDPELITVKALRRIQCADVILYDRLVNDELLAYATSGCLRIYCGKAPGQHSMPQEATEQLMLQYAAAGCHVVRLKGGDPFVFGRGGEEALAAAAAGIPYEVIPGITSAIGAAASAGIPLTHRGLAASFAVVTGSRCHGEGSPVRWDALAHGVDTLVIYMGVSGLGEICGQLLKYGKDPQTPAALIENGTTVRERTVTGTLGTIDKLAAAMKISNPALIVIGEVVKVREELLSLEQMIRSQIG; encoded by the coding sequence ATGAAGCAGGGGAGCATTTCCATCGTTGGTGCTGGTCCGGGTGATCCCGAGCTGATTACGGTTAAGGCACTGCGGCGCATACAGTGTGCAGATGTGATTCTGTATGACCGCCTGGTGAATGATGAGCTGCTGGCCTATGCAACAAGCGGTTGCCTCCGTATCTACTGCGGCAAGGCGCCGGGACAGCATTCCATGCCGCAGGAAGCAACTGAGCAGCTGATGCTCCAGTATGCTGCCGCAGGCTGCCATGTGGTCCGCCTGAAGGGCGGCGACCCGTTCGTGTTCGGGCGGGGCGGAGAAGAGGCGCTGGCTGCAGCTGCTGCTGGCATTCCTTATGAAGTTATCCCCGGGATTACTTCAGCCATAGGTGCAGCCGCGTCAGCCGGCATTCCGCTGACGCACCGCGGACTTGCCGCTTCCTTCGCCGTCGTGACCGGGAGCCGTTGCCACGGTGAGGGTTCACCGGTACGCTGGGATGCCCTTGCGCATGGTGTTGACACCCTTGTGATCTACATGGGAGTCAGCGGACTGGGTGAAATCTGCGGGCAGCTGTTGAAGTACGGCAAGGATCCGCAGACGCCTGCCGCACTGATCGAGAACGGGACAACAGTGCGGGAGCGGACAGTGACCGGTACGCTTGGCACGATTGACAAGCTGGCTGCCGCAATGAAGATCAGCAATCCGGCCCTGATCGTCATCGGCGAGGTGGTCAAGGTTAGAGAAGAGCTGCTCAGCCTGGAGCAAATGATCCGTTCGCAGATAGGCTGA
- a CDS encoding formate/nitrite transporter family protein yields MDYVKPSEVLSSMIEAGTTKAELSIMQLIVRGGLGGAILACATTLAFTATAQTSIPMAGAILFPVGFVMIILLGLELVTGSFALVPLAVLEKKTTAARMMGNFFWVIIGHLIGCAIYAVLYGLTITKMGTDMSNPLIQTLITASEAKTTAYKHMGAEGMALVFIKAVLCNWMVTLGAVMALTSKSTSGKILAMWLPILTFFGQGFEHTVVNFFVIPAGMMLGAEVSFSDWWIWNGVPVLLGNFIGGVLFTGILLYLSQKNFKTGAASAADPAPGRGEPVIPGAAALEKSL; encoded by the coding sequence ATGGACTACGTGAAACCAAGTGAAGTGCTGTCTTCCATGATTGAAGCAGGTACAACGAAAGCGGAGCTCAGCATTATGCAGCTTATTGTCCGCGGCGGCCTTGGCGGGGCCATTCTGGCCTGTGCCACAACTTTGGCTTTTACAGCAACTGCCCAGACGTCAATCCCGATGGCAGGGGCGATTCTTTTTCCGGTAGGGTTTGTAATGATTATTCTCCTGGGGCTTGAGCTTGTTACCGGCAGCTTTGCGCTGGTTCCGCTGGCTGTACTTGAGAAGAAAACTACTGCAGCACGGATGATGGGTAATTTCTTCTGGGTCATCATCGGGCATCTAATCGGCTGTGCAATCTATGCCGTCTTGTACGGACTAACGATTACGAAGATGGGAACAGATATGTCGAATCCGCTGATTCAGACACTGATCACGGCGAGTGAAGCGAAGACAACGGCTTATAAGCATATGGGTGCTGAAGGGATGGCGCTTGTGTTCATCAAGGCGGTGCTCTGCAACTGGATGGTTACACTGGGTGCAGTAATGGCGCTGACCTCCAAATCCACCTCCGGTAAAATCCTGGCCATGTGGCTGCCGATCCTGACCTTCTTCGGACAGGGCTTCGAGCATACCGTAGTCAACTTCTTCGTCATCCCTGCGGGAATGATGCTTGGTGCGGAGGTTAGCTTCAGCGACTGGTGGATCTGGAACGGTGTACCGGTTCTGCTCGGTAACTTTATCGGAGGGGTGCTGTTCACTGGCATTCTGCTGTATCTGTCGCAAAAAAACTTCAAGACCGGCGCTGCTTCAGCGGCAGATCCGGCACCGGGACGCGGAGAACCGGTAATCCCAGGCGCGGCTGCCTTGGAGAAAAGCCTATGA
- the nirD gene encoding nitrite reductase small subunit NirD, translated as MTKMLIGNVKDIDIKGSRKLRVGQTEIALFRLSSGEVRAVENRCPHKGGALSEGMVCGSSIHCPLHDWRIDLHSGTVLAPDTGHVTTYEVEVDPATGSLYLTI; from the coding sequence ATGACCAAAATGCTCATCGGAAATGTGAAGGATATCGATATCAAAGGATCACGCAAGCTGCGGGTGGGTCAGACCGAAATAGCCTTATTCCGGTTAAGCAGCGGTGAAGTGCGTGCGGTGGAGAATAGATGTCCGCATAAAGGCGGAGCTTTGTCTGAAGGCATGGTCTGCGGCTCGAGTATTCATTGTCCGCTTCATGACTGGCGCATAGATCTCCATAGCGGCACTGTTCTGGCACCTGATACTGGACATGTAACTACCTATGAGGTGGAGGTTGATCCGGCCACAGGCAGCTTGTATTTAACGATCTAA
- the nirB gene encoding nitrite reductase large subunit NirB has protein sequence MTALRKQLVLVGNGMAGVRALEHLLKLAPEAYEITIFGAEPYPNYNRIMLSSVLAGGTSLDEIVINDLEWYRSFNIKLYTGHTVTAIDTKERKVHTDKGITAHYDELILATGSNPFMLPLPGAEKEGVIAFRDIKDTQIMQEVSQKYSKAVVIGGGLLGLEAARGLLHLGMEVSVVHIHDYIMERQLDEAAAVMLRKELEAQGMKFLLKKQSEAILGKKRVKGLLFADGETAEADLIVMAVGIKPNVELARTSGIAVNRGILVNDYMETNLPGIYAVGECAEHRGIAYGLVAPLYEQGAVLAKRLAGVPTEGYAGSVTSTKLKVSGVDVFSAGQFTEMDGTKSLRYQDETEGVYKKLVIRDEKLVGAVLFGDTSDGAELFSLIKKGENIKGREKELLLGISPDALASPKGNRLEGMPDDEIICGCNGVTKGTIAEAITSGGCTSVGQIKACTKASASCGGCKPLVEGLLQLYAGEAAVTVKEGICGCTTLGRDEIVAEIKRMKLMTVKEVMNVLNWSHEEGCAKCRPSLNYYLGMLWPAEYVDENESRFTNERYHANIQKDGTYSVVPRIYGGVTSPAELIKIAEVAVKFDVPLVKFTGGQRLDLLGVKKEDLPKMWEELDMPSGHAYGKTLRTVKTCVGSTYCRFGTQDAIGMGIRLEQAFERLNAPGKVKLAVSGCPRNCAEATIKDFGVVAIDGGWELHIGGNGGINVRATDLLCVVKTDDEVMEWASAFLQYYRENAGWNERTAQWVERVGLDSIKQALESREERLALQERIRHTLSLTTDPWKQIVNTPELRKNFEPILSPETV, from the coding sequence ATGACAGCTTTACGCAAACAACTGGTTCTGGTCGGCAACGGGATGGCGGGGGTGCGGGCGCTTGAGCATCTGCTCAAATTGGCACCGGAGGCTTATGAAATTACGATTTTTGGAGCAGAGCCGTATCCGAACTACAACCGGATCATGTTATCCTCTGTTCTGGCAGGCGGTACAAGTCTGGATGAGATCGTCATTAACGATCTGGAATGGTACAGAAGCTTCAATATTAAGCTGTATACGGGACACACTGTAACCGCAATTGATACTAAAGAACGCAAAGTCCATACGGACAAAGGCATCACTGCCCATTATGATGAGCTGATTCTGGCAACCGGGTCCAATCCCTTCATGCTGCCGCTTCCCGGAGCGGAGAAGGAGGGGGTAATCGCCTTCCGTGATATCAAGGATACCCAAATCATGCAGGAGGTGTCGCAAAAATACAGCAAAGCAGTAGTCATAGGCGGCGGCCTGCTCGGACTGGAGGCGGCAAGAGGGCTGCTGCATCTGGGCATGGAGGTATCGGTGGTCCATATCCATGATTATATTATGGAGCGTCAGCTGGACGAGGCGGCTGCCGTCATGCTGCGCAAGGAGCTGGAAGCCCAGGGGATGAAATTCCTGCTGAAGAAGCAGTCGGAAGCGATTCTTGGTAAAAAAAGAGTCAAAGGCCTGCTGTTCGCTGACGGTGAGACGGCTGAAGCGGATCTGATCGTCATGGCTGTAGGCATCAAGCCGAATGTGGAGCTGGCCCGGACCAGCGGAATTGCGGTCAACCGGGGAATTCTTGTGAATGATTATATGGAGACTAATCTGCCCGGCATCTATGCCGTCGGCGAGTGCGCGGAGCACCGGGGCATTGCTTATGGACTGGTGGCTCCGCTATATGAACAGGGGGCTGTACTCGCGAAAAGACTGGCAGGTGTCCCTACGGAAGGCTATGCTGGCTCAGTTACCTCAACCAAGCTGAAAGTATCCGGTGTCGATGTGTTCTCGGCCGGACAGTTTACCGAGATGGACGGCACCAAGTCATTACGCTACCAGGATGAGACAGAAGGTGTGTACAAGAAGCTGGTGATCAGGGATGAGAAGCTGGTTGGTGCTGTGCTTTTCGGAGATACCAGTGATGGTGCGGAGTTATTCTCCCTAATTAAGAAGGGCGAGAATATTAAGGGCAGAGAGAAGGAGCTGCTGCTCGGGATCTCCCCGGATGCGCTGGCGTCACCCAAGGGGAACCGGCTGGAAGGAATGCCGGATGATGAAATTATCTGCGGCTGCAACGGAGTGACCAAGGGGACAATTGCCGAGGCGATTACCTCCGGCGGCTGCACCAGTGTGGGACAGATCAAAGCCTGCACCAAAGCTTCCGCTTCCTGCGGCGGCTGTAAACCGCTGGTGGAAGGACTGCTTCAGCTGTACGCCGGTGAGGCTGCCGTGACAGTCAAGGAGGGGATCTGCGGCTGTACCACACTTGGACGGGATGAGATCGTAGCCGAAATCAAGCGGATGAAGCTGATGACTGTCAAGGAAGTCATGAATGTGCTGAACTGGAGTCATGAAGAAGGCTGTGCCAAATGCCGCCCTTCACTGAACTACTATCTGGGCATGCTCTGGCCTGCGGAATATGTGGATGAGAATGAATCCAGATTCACCAATGAGCGCTATCATGCCAATATCCAGAAGGACGGAACGTACTCTGTGGTACCGCGGATCTACGGAGGCGTTACCTCCCCGGCCGAACTGATCAAGATTGCCGAGGTTGCCGTGAAGTTCGATGTTCCGCTGGTCAAATTCACAGGCGGGCAGCGGCTTGATCTGCTGGGCGTGAAGAAAGAAGACCTGCCGAAGATGTGGGAGGAGCTGGATATGCCCTCCGGCCATGCCTACGGCAAAACGCTCCGCACGGTGAAGACCTGCGTCGGCTCCACCTATTGCCGTTTCGGCACACAGGATGCGATCGGTATGGGAATCCGGCTGGAGCAGGCTTTTGAACGGCTGAATGCCCCGGGTAAAGTGAAGCTGGCCGTATCCGGCTGTCCGCGCAACTGCGCTGAAGCGACGATCAAGGACTTTGGTGTGGTCGCCATTGACGGCGGCTGGGAGCTGCATATCGGCGGCAACGGCGGGATTAATGTCCGGGCGACGGATCTGCTGTGCGTAGTGAAGACGGATGATGAAGTCATGGAATGGGCCAGTGCATTCCTGCAATATTACCGGGAGAATGCCGGCTGGAATGAACGTACCGCCCAGTGGGTGGAACGTGTCGGCCTTGACAGTATCAAGCAGGCGCTGGAGTCCCGTGAGGAACGTCTGGCCTTGCAGGAGCGGATCCGCCATACACTCAGTCTCACGACCGATCCGTGGAAGCAAATCGTGAATACACCGGAGCTGCGCAAAAATTTCGAGCCGATTCTCTCGCCGGAGACAGTCTAA
- a CDS encoding ANTAR domain-containing protein — MHSLLVIDPDRTENSAEARSSPTPDSLLSSCGYVIYSAATEQQAVSLAGDADAFILHLPVTEINEWRAVLVQQKIAPVLWWCTARTATLSVSACGDDIMVDGILSPAMQARELHWILHFSSRQSFERQQWLKEREQLLSRIEERKWIDMAKGILSKAKNISESEAYDLLRKQAMNERKRMVDVATSIVKVYQLLQDQH, encoded by the coding sequence ATGCATTCCCTGCTCGTGATTGATCCTGACAGAACAGAGAACTCCGCAGAAGCACGCTCCTCTCCAACTCCCGACAGTCTTTTGAGCTCCTGCGGTTATGTGATATATTCCGCTGCAACGGAGCAGCAGGCTGTTTCCCTGGCCGGCGATGCCGATGCCTTCATTCTTCATCTGCCGGTTACCGAAATCAACGAATGGAGAGCTGTACTGGTTCAGCAAAAGATTGCACCGGTTCTCTGGTGGTGCACCGCGCGGACCGCTACCTTATCCGTCTCTGCCTGCGGTGACGATATTATGGTCGACGGAATCCTATCCCCGGCGATGCAGGCCCGGGAGCTTCACTGGATTCTCCATTTCAGCTCCAGGCAAAGCTTCGAGCGCCAACAATGGCTGAAGGAACGGGAACAGCTGCTGTCCCGGATTGAAGAACGCAAGTGGATCGATATGGCCAAGGGCATTCTGTCCAAAGCCAAGAACATCAGCGAATCAGAAGCTTACGATCTGCTGCGCAAGCAGGCGATGAATGAACGTAAACGGATGGTGGATGTCGCTACCTCGATTGTCAAAGTGTATCAGCTGCTTCAGGACCAACACTAA
- a CDS encoding anthranilate phosphoribosyltransferase produces the protein MINILKEVARGKRGSTDLSYGQAEYAAEAILGQTASPVQIGAFLIAERMKLESLEELEAFVAVCRKYALREPVQQGIDCAGPYDGRLHSFIATFPVAFLLSAAGLPVTLHGSPSLPPKRGITLQDIIREAGIDIAGLSRDNAIEAAATSGVLFAKSEQWCPPLGALRGLREDIGVRTIFNTAEKLIDYACSPYIVFGIFHNTVFDRISRLIVKLGYQRGLVVQGMEGSEDLYINRPNRVYRIQDGSAELDLIDPESLGLEVPVPEVEWTAGRQLRTAVEVLQGGGHLAFYNQTLLNGAARLHTAGRVNSIEEGVYTCKHLLDNGQAWETYTKWRSALAGRSPSTAASARRG, from the coding sequence ATGATTAATATTCTAAAAGAAGTGGCCCGCGGCAAACGCGGCTCGACGGATTTAAGCTACGGGCAGGCCGAGTATGCAGCTGAGGCCATTCTCGGTCAGACTGCCTCCCCAGTCCAGATCGGCGCTTTCCTGATCGCGGAACGGATGAAGCTGGAAAGTCTGGAGGAGCTCGAGGCATTCGTGGCGGTCTGCCGCAAGTATGCCCTGCGGGAGCCTGTGCAGCAGGGGATTGATTGTGCCGGACCATATGACGGCAGGCTGCATTCGTTCATTGCCACGTTTCCGGTGGCTTTCCTTCTATCCGCTGCCGGTCTGCCGGTCACGCTGCACGGCTCCCCGTCTCTGCCGCCGAAACGGGGGATTACGCTGCAGGATATTATCCGCGAAGCCGGAATTGATATTGCCGGGTTAAGCCGCGATAATGCAATTGAAGCTGCTGCTACGAGCGGTGTGCTGTTCGCGAAATCTGAACAGTGGTGCCCGCCTCTGGGAGCGCTGCGCGGACTGCGTGAAGATATCGGAGTGCGTACAATATTCAATACAGCGGAGAAGCTGATTGATTACGCCTGTTCACCTTATATTGTATTCGGAATATTCCACAATACGGTATTCGACCGTATTTCCCGGCTGATTGTGAAGCTCGGCTATCAGCGCGGCCTGGTCGTCCAGGGCATGGAAGGCTCGGAGGATCTGTATATTAACCGCCCGAACCGCGTATACCGCATTCAGGACGGCTCGGCTGAGCTCGACCTTATTGATCCGGAGTCGCTTGGACTGGAGGTGCCTGTTCCCGAGGTTGAATGGACTGCAGGGAGGCAGCTGCGTACCGCAGTGGAAGTACTGCAGGGCGGCGGCCATCTGGCCTTCTATAACCAGACGCTGCTGAACGGCGCAGCCCGGCTGCATACGGCCGGCCGGGTTAACTCCATCGAGGAAGGCGTCTATACCTGCAAGCATCTGCTGGATAACGGCCAGGCTTGGGAGACCTATACGAAGTGGCGCAGCGCACTGGCAGGCCGCAGCCCTAGCACAGCAGCTTCTGCCCGGCGGGGATAA
- a CDS encoding DMT family transporter, with protein MLAGILLSLIAGALVSLQNIFNAKVNEHTGSWSTTTLVLGTGFAASLIMGLIMEGKNMFTLQHMQPWYWFSGMIGVGVVICLVQATRILGATYAISIVLTAQLGFALLWDSLGWLGLEKVPFSFNQLIGVLIIVGGILVFKLGGSSKADAKEASGAVKQRSALHID; from the coding sequence ATGTTAGCAGGAATACTACTCTCGCTGATCGCCGGTGCGCTGGTCAGTCTGCAGAATATTTTTAACGCCAAGGTCAATGAACACACAGGCTCCTGGTCAACAACAACGCTGGTGCTCGGCACAGGCTTCGCGGCATCCCTGATCATGGGGCTGATTATGGAAGGGAAGAACATGTTCACGCTGCAGCATATGCAGCCCTGGTACTGGTTCAGCGGAATGATCGGGGTGGGGGTTGTCATCTGCCTGGTGCAGGCCACCAGAATTCTCGGCGCCACCTATGCAATCTCGATTGTTCTGACCGCCCAGCTCGGCTTCGCTTTGCTCTGGGATTCGCTCGGATGGCTGGGCCTTGAGAAGGTTCCGTTCTCGTTCAACCAGCTGATCGGCGTGCTCATTATCGTCGGGGGCATCCTGGTGTTCAAATTAGGCGGCAGCAGTAAAGCTGATGCCAAGGAAGCGTCCGGCGCGGTCAAGCAGCGCAGTGCGCTTCATATCGATTAA